Proteins from a genomic interval of Candidatus Dormiibacterota bacterium:
- the recA gene encoding recombinase RecA, with protein sequence MSEKDRALTAALSQIERSYGKGAIMKLGEAAAQRNIDVIPTGSLTLDMALGVGGIPRGRVVEIYGPESSGKTTLALHVIAQSQKLGGVAAFIDAEHALDPVYAGHIGVKTEDLLISQPDTGEQALEIVDVLVRSGAVDVIVVDSVAALVPKAEIDGEMGDSHVALQARLMSQALRKLTGAISKSSTSVIFINQLREKVGIMFGNPEVTTGGRALKFYASVRLDIRKVDSIKNGLDVTGNRVKVKVVKNKVAPPFRSAEFDILYNEGISYWGSVLDAAVDATLVEKAGSWFSCNGQRLGQGREQTVGFLKANPKLGEELIAQLKGKAAEKILQPA encoded by the coding sequence CAACATCGACGTGATCCCGACCGGATCGCTCACCCTCGACATGGCGCTCGGCGTCGGCGGGATCCCGCGCGGGAGAGTGGTGGAGATCTATGGCCCGGAGTCGTCGGGCAAGACGACGCTGGCGCTGCACGTCATCGCACAATCCCAGAAGCTCGGAGGCGTCGCCGCCTTCATCGACGCCGAACACGCCCTCGACCCGGTTTACGCCGGGCACATCGGCGTCAAGACCGAGGACCTGCTGATCTCTCAACCAGACACCGGCGAGCAGGCGCTCGAGATCGTCGACGTCCTGGTGCGCTCCGGCGCGGTGGACGTGATCGTCGTCGACTCGGTGGCGGCACTCGTGCCGAAGGCGGAGATCGACGGCGAGATGGGGGACAGCCACGTGGCCCTGCAGGCGCGCTTGATGTCGCAGGCCCTTCGCAAGCTGACCGGCGCCATCTCCAAGTCCAGCACCTCGGTGATCTTCATCAACCAGTTGCGGGAGAAGGTCGGCATCATGTTCGGCAATCCCGAGGTGACCACCGGCGGCCGGGCGCTGAAGTTCTACGCGTCGGTCCGGCTCGACATCCGCAAGGTCGACTCGATCAAGAACGGGCTGGACGTCACCGGCAACCGGGTGAAGGTCAAGGTGGTCAAAAACAAGGTCGCCCCGCCCTTCAGGTCGGCCGAATTCGACATCCTCTATAACGAGGGGATCTCGTACTGGGGGAGCGTGCTCGACGCGGCGGTCGACGCCACTCTCGTGGAAAAGGCCGGCTCCTGGTTCTCCTGCAACGGCCAGCGCCTCGGCCAGGGGCGTGAGCAGACGGTTGGCTTCCTCAAGGCCAATCCGAAGTTGGGCGAAGAGCTGATCGCGCAGTTGAAGGGGAAGGCCGCGGAGAAGATCCTCCAGCCGGCATGA
- a CDS encoding stage V sporulation protein S, which translates to MEILKVSATSKPVAVAGAIAGVVRSQSRVEVQAIGAGAINQAVKAIAISRGYVAAGGFDLVCIPSFIDISIDGEERTGIRLLVESR; encoded by the coding sequence ATTGAGATCTTGAAGGTTTCCGCTACCTCGAAGCCGGTTGCCGTCGCCGGGGCGATCGCCGGCGTGGTCCGCAGCCAGAGCCGGGTCGAGGTGCAGGCCATCGGCGCCGGCGCCATCAATCAGGCGGTGAAGGCGATTGCGATCTCGCGTGGCTACGTGGCGGCCGGCGGCTTCGACCTGGTCTGCATCCCCTCGTTCATCGACATCTCTATCGACGGTGAGGAGCGGACCGGGATCCGTCTGCTGGTCGAGTCCCGCTAA
- the rny gene encoding ribonuclease Y — protein sequence MPTPLLLVIGVVVGALVGALVAYLWVGNQNRQRDLVSNAEREKLLSDAETQMKEMVLEAKEEAHRIRLSLEQEVRDARAELQRSERRVQQKEESIDRKLEDLDRKEQGITAKELEIGRTRERVNDALAEQVKELERISGMTRAEARTTILTNLEKELNQEIAQKIREGEEIVKEESEKRARNILVTAMQRVAAEQTAETSVSVVAIPSDEMKGRIIGREGRNIRALEHATGVDLIIDDTPEAVILSGFDPVRREVARVALNHLLVDGRIHPARIEEMVTKARNDVQNRIREEGEQAMFETGVTGLHPELVKLLGTLAFRTSYGQNVLTHSKEVSFLCAMAAAEIGADVALAREAGLLHDIGKAIDHEVEGSHAIIGGELLKRLGRPETLVNAVAAHHMDVEPTSLEAILTVACDAVSAARPGARRETLTTYIKRLEKLESIANSFEGVEKSFAIQAGREIRIIVKPDTIDDSRAQILARDIAKRIEGELSYPGQIKVTVIRETRIIEFAK from the coding sequence ATGCCCACTCCATTACTCCTGGTCATTGGGGTCGTGGTGGGTGCGCTTGTGGGAGCCCTCGTCGCCTACCTCTGGGTTGGCAATCAGAACCGGCAGCGCGATCTCGTCTCCAACGCGGAACGGGAAAAGCTGCTGTCGGATGCCGAGACCCAGATGAAGGAGATGGTCCTCGAGGCCAAAGAGGAAGCCCACCGCATCCGCCTGAGCCTGGAACAGGAGGTACGCGACGCACGTGCTGAGCTCCAGCGTTCGGAGCGCCGGGTTCAGCAAAAAGAGGAATCGATCGATCGGAAGCTCGAAGATCTCGACCGGAAGGAACAGGGAATCACCGCGAAAGAGTTGGAGATCGGGAGGACCAGGGAACGCGTCAATGACGCTCTCGCCGAGCAAGTCAAAGAGCTCGAGCGGATTTCGGGAATGACGCGGGCCGAAGCGAGGACGACGATCCTCACCAACCTTGAAAAGGAACTCAACCAGGAGATCGCGCAGAAGATTCGCGAAGGCGAGGAGATCGTCAAAGAGGAGAGCGAAAAGCGCGCGCGCAACATCCTGGTAACCGCCATGCAGCGGGTTGCCGCCGAGCAGACCGCGGAGACGTCGGTATCGGTGGTGGCCATTCCGAGCGACGAGATGAAGGGCCGCATCATCGGTCGGGAGGGCCGCAACATTCGAGCCCTCGAACACGCGACCGGCGTCGACCTGATCATCGACGACACGCCGGAGGCGGTCATCCTGAGTGGCTTCGACCCGGTCCGCCGCGAGGTGGCGCGGGTGGCCCTCAACCATCTGCTCGTCGACGGCCGGATCCATCCGGCCCGAATCGAAGAGATGGTCACCAAGGCTCGCAACGATGTCCAGAACCGGATTCGGGAAGAAGGCGAGCAGGCGATGTTCGAGACCGGTGTGACGGGCCTGCATCCGGAGCTGGTCAAACTGCTGGGCACGCTTGCGTTTCGGACCAGCTATGGCCAGAACGTCCTGACCCACAGCAAGGAGGTCTCCTTCCTCTGCGCGATGGCGGCGGCTGAGATCGGCGCCGACGTGGCGCTCGCCCGCGAAGCCGGCCTGCTGCACGACATCGGCAAGGCGATCGACCATGAGGTCGAGGGGTCGCACGCCATCATCGGCGGAGAGCTCCTCAAGCGGCTCGGCCGGCCGGAAACGCTGGTCAACGCCGTCGCCGCCCACCATATGGACGTCGAGCCAACCAGCCTGGAGGCCATCCTGACGGTCGCTTGCGACGCCGTCTCGGCAGCCCGTCCCGGCGCTCGCCGGGAGACGCTGACCACCTACATCAAGCGGCTCGAGAAGCTGGAAAGCATCGCCAACTCGTTCGAAGGCGTCGAGAAATCGTTCGCGATCCAGGCCGGGCGCGAGATCCGCATCATCGTCAAGCCCGACACCATCGACGACAGTCGGGCCCAGATCCTCGCCCGCGATATCGCGAAGCGCATCGAAGGCGAGCTCAGCTATCCGGGCCAGATCAAAGTAACCGTCATCCGCGAAACCCGCATCATCGAATTCGCCAAGTAA
- the mutS gene encoding DNA mismatch repair protein MutS, whose protein sequence is MKPVPVLEQYEAVKRGHPDAIVLFRLGDFYETFGEDAERAAPILGITLTSRELGKGQRYAMAGVPYHAYESYVGKLLRAGLKVALCDQVESAGEARGLVRREVVRVLTPGTVVEDAYLDGGGSNYAVAVCLRSHYHGIAALDCSTGELALLRVEPSDDVLRDELARLRPAELIASEADRSRLLPLLGVTPVTWVDPQDFDARAAVDRLLNLLGVETLAAFGCDEWPEALAAAHALLRHTERSHLRLEAGLLRLHAQHPRAYMHLDPPTRRSLGLSGDRIAGGDDLVGLMVREAITTMGARELRRWLDQPLRTREPLDDRLGWVTQLVEDPLTRGQLQSELRGLPDLERIVARTGQGLATPRDLRALLKALLALPGVRRIAARWPDLTGPTPSPSEGELRDLLATALVDEVPATLKDGGVFKPGFDAELDGVRDGSRAARDWIAALEQTERQRSGIRSLRVGFNQVFGYYIEVSHANREPIPGEYVRKQTLVNGERYVTPELKEKETLVLNAKSATVAREQVLFSELCRRITAAGKDLLDTAAWLGQLDAVAALGTVAARHRWVRPILRDEPGIEIVGGRHPLVEAALGPGRFVPNDLRLDTSDQQVVLLSGPNMAGKSTYLRQAGIIVLLAQVGSFVPATSAVIGLCDRIFTRVGAHDELARGLSTFMVEMVETAHILAHATPHSLLIFDEVGRGTSTYDGVSIAQAILEYLHDAPQLHSLTLFATHYHELTALAQRLPRLRNFRMEVREEGERVIFLHQVVEGGADRSYGIQVAELAGIPRQVVVRARQVLSELEGQRPLERPDASAQLNLPLDHPVVAELKQLDLERLSPREALEKLYAWQGEHVSH, encoded by the coding sequence CTGAAGCCGGTCCCCGTCCTCGAGCAGTATGAGGCGGTCAAGCGTGGGCACCCTGACGCCATCGTGCTCTTTCGCCTCGGCGATTTCTACGAAACCTTCGGCGAAGATGCCGAGCGGGCCGCGCCGATCTTAGGCATCACCCTGACGTCGCGCGAGCTCGGCAAGGGGCAGCGCTATGCCATGGCCGGCGTGCCCTACCACGCGTACGAGAGCTACGTGGGAAAGCTGCTTCGTGCCGGACTGAAGGTCGCCCTCTGCGACCAAGTCGAGTCGGCGGGCGAGGCGCGCGGGCTGGTGCGGCGCGAGGTCGTCCGGGTGTTGACGCCCGGCACGGTGGTCGAGGACGCCTACCTCGACGGCGGCGGCAGCAACTACGCAGTCGCGGTCTGCCTGCGGTCCCACTACCATGGCATTGCGGCCCTGGACTGCTCAACCGGCGAGCTCGCGTTGCTTCGGGTCGAGCCGAGCGACGACGTGCTTCGCGATGAGCTGGCCCGGCTGCGACCGGCTGAGTTGATCGCCTCGGAAGCCGACCGGTCGCGTCTGCTCCCGCTGCTCGGAGTCACGCCGGTCACCTGGGTCGATCCGCAGGACTTTGATGCTCGCGCGGCCGTCGACCGCCTACTGAACCTGCTCGGCGTCGAAACGCTAGCGGCCTTCGGTTGTGACGAATGGCCTGAAGCGCTGGCAGCCGCCCACGCCCTGCTGCGCCACACCGAGCGATCACACCTGCGATTGGAAGCCGGGCTGCTGCGGCTCCATGCCCAGCATCCACGCGCCTACATGCACCTCGACCCGCCGACCCGACGAAGCCTTGGTCTCAGCGGTGACCGCATCGCGGGGGGCGACGACCTCGTTGGCCTCATGGTCCGTGAAGCGATCACGACCATGGGTGCCCGCGAGCTCCGGCGCTGGCTCGACCAGCCGCTGCGGACGCGAGAGCCACTCGATGACCGGCTCGGCTGGGTGACCCAGCTCGTCGAGGATCCGCTGACCCGCGGCCAGCTGCAAAGTGAGCTGCGCGGTCTGCCGGATTTGGAACGGATCGTCGCCCGAACTGGGCAGGGCCTGGCGACACCGCGCGACTTGCGCGCCCTGCTCAAGGCGCTGCTGGCCTTGCCGGGCGTGCGGCGGATCGCGGCGCGCTGGCCCGATCTGACCGGCCCAACCCCCTCGCCATCAGAAGGCGAGCTCCGCGATCTCCTGGCGACGGCGCTGGTGGACGAGGTACCGGCAACCTTGAAAGACGGAGGGGTCTTCAAGCCCGGGTTCGATGCCGAGCTCGACGGTGTTCGGGATGGATCCAGGGCCGCCCGCGACTGGATCGCCGCCCTGGAACAGACCGAGCGCCAGCGGAGCGGCATCCGGTCGCTAAGGGTGGGCTTCAACCAGGTCTTCGGCTACTACATCGAAGTCAGCCACGCGAACCGGGAACCGATCCCGGGAGAGTACGTGCGCAAGCAAACGCTCGTCAACGGCGAGCGCTATGTCACACCCGAGCTCAAGGAGAAGGAGACGCTGGTCCTCAACGCGAAGAGCGCGACGGTCGCTCGGGAGCAGGTGCTCTTTAGCGAGCTCTGCCGGCGCATCACCGCCGCCGGCAAGGACCTTCTGGATACCGCCGCCTGGCTGGGGCAGCTCGATGCGGTCGCGGCGCTCGGCACCGTGGCGGCGCGTCACCGCTGGGTGCGACCGATCTTGCGCGATGAACCAGGGATCGAGATCGTCGGTGGCCGGCACCCGCTGGTCGAGGCGGCACTCGGGCCCGGGCGCTTCGTACCAAACGACCTTCGGCTCGACACGAGTGATCAGCAGGTTGTTCTGCTGAGCGGGCCGAACATGGCGGGAAAGTCGACCTACTTGCGTCAGGCCGGCATCATCGTGCTGCTGGCGCAGGTGGGCAGCTTCGTTCCGGCGACAAGTGCCGTCATCGGTCTCTGCGACCGGATCTTCACCCGGGTCGGTGCCCACGACGAACTGGCACGCGGGTTGTCCACGTTCATGGTCGAGATGGTGGAGACCGCGCACATCCTCGCCCACGCGACACCCCACAGCCTGCTGATCTTCGACGAGGTCGGCCGCGGCACGAGCACCTACGACGGCGTCAGCATCGCGCAGGCGATCCTCGAGTATCTGCACGACGCCCCGCAGCTGCACTCGCTGACGTTGTTTGCCACTCATTACCACGAGCTCACCGCTCTCGCGCAGCGCCTGCCGCGGCTCCGCAACTTCCGAATGGAGGTGCGCGAAGAGGGTGAGCGCGTTATTTTCCTGCACCAGGTCGTCGAGGGGGGTGCGGACCGCAGCTACGGCATCCAGGTCGCCGAGCTTGCCGGCATCCCACGGCAGGTGGTGGTGCGCGCGCGTCAGGTGCTCTCTGAGCTGGAGGGTCAACGTCCGCTCGAACGGCCGGATGCGAGTGCGCAGCTCAATCTGCCGCTGGATCACCCCGTGGTCGCCGAGCTCAAGCAGCTCGACCTCGAGCGGCTCTCACCGCGGGAGGCGCTGGAAAAGCTCTACGCGTGGCAGGGAGAGCATGTCTCGCACTGA
- the miaB gene encoding tRNA (N6-isopentenyl adenosine(37)-C2)-methylthiotransferase MiaB, which yields MPESAAPPRLRIPGAPLTFEPHAFSRPRRHGHKRPPSGQRFHLWVSGCQMNESDADYLSQGLTAAGFSAVAELDQADIAILVTCSVRQNAEQKAYGKFRELKAWKRARPGRAIAITGCMANKEKDRLYERLPDLDYRFDMRQYEAFIEDIQGEYETDPAQTGGAVLQHGLTAYVPVIFGCNEVCSFCIVPFVRGTERSRPMADVVDDVRRFADQGVREVTLLGQTVNSYRDSETKAGLAPLLAAVERVPGIWRVRFLTSHPRHVHDDLLFAMRDLPRVCEHLHLPFQSGDDAILKQMRRRYTVEEYRGIIAHARHVIPGLSVSTDVIVGYPGETEEQFQRTLALLEEIKFDVVHIQGFSPRPRTTAARHADDVAPPEKKRRINALLEAQRKIAEEANRRWLGKTVEVLVERVENGEATGRNRQNRVVIGAAPLGAEPGTVRRVSIEHATAWQLRGQVLN from the coding sequence ATGCCTGAATCGGCCGCCCCGCCCCGCCTGCGGATTCCCGGCGCACCTCTAACCTTCGAGCCCCACGCCTTTTCGCGACCACGTCGCCATGGGCACAAACGCCCGCCGTCGGGGCAACGTTTCCATCTCTGGGTGAGCGGCTGTCAGATGAATGAGTCGGACGCGGATTATCTCTCCCAGGGCTTGACGGCCGCCGGCTTCAGCGCCGTCGCCGAGCTGGACCAGGCGGACATCGCGATCCTGGTCACCTGTTCCGTGCGCCAGAACGCCGAGCAAAAGGCCTACGGAAAATTCCGTGAGCTGAAGGCGTGGAAACGGGCTCGTCCCGGTCGCGCCATCGCGATCACCGGCTGCATGGCCAACAAGGAAAAGGACCGCCTCTACGAGCGGCTCCCCGACCTCGACTACCGGTTCGACATGCGCCAGTACGAGGCCTTCATCGAGGACATCCAGGGCGAGTACGAAACCGACCCGGCCCAAACCGGTGGGGCGGTGTTGCAGCATGGCCTGACCGCCTACGTGCCGGTGATCTTCGGCTGCAACGAGGTCTGCAGCTTCTGCATCGTGCCCTTCGTCCGAGGCACCGAGCGCAGCCGCCCGATGGCCGATGTCGTCGATGACGTGCGCCGCTTTGCCGACCAGGGCGTCCGGGAAGTCACACTGCTCGGCCAGACCGTCAACTCCTACCGCGATTCGGAGACCAAGGCCGGACTCGCACCGCTGCTGGCAGCGGTGGAGCGGGTGCCGGGCATCTGGCGGGTGCGCTTCTTGACCTCGCACCCTCGCCACGTGCACGACGACCTTCTCTTCGCCATGCGTGACCTGCCGCGGGTGTGTGAGCACCTGCATCTGCCGTTCCAATCCGGCGACGACGCGATCCTCAAGCAGATGCGCCGTCGCTACACGGTGGAGGAGTACCGGGGGATCATCGCCCACGCTCGCCATGTGATCCCGGGCCTCTCGGTATCGACCGATGTCATCGTCGGCTATCCGGGCGAAACGGAAGAGCAGTTCCAGCGGACGCTGGCCTTGCTCGAGGAGATCAAGTTCGACGTGGTCCACATCCAGGGCTTCTCACCGCGACCGCGCACGACAGCGGCCCGGCACGCGGACGATGTGGCACCACCCGAGAAGAAGCGCCGGATCAACGCTTTGCTCGAGGCGCAACGAAAGATTGCGGAGGAGGCCAACCGGCGCTGGCTAGGGAAGACGGTCGAGGTGCTGGTCGAACGGGTAGAGAACGGGGAAGCCACGGGTCGGAACCGGCAGAACCGGGTGGTCATCGGGGCGGCGCCCCTCGGCGCCGAGCCTGGTACCGTTCGCCGCGTCAGCATCGAGCACGCCACCGCCTGGCAGCTTCGAGGCCAGGTCCTCAACTAG
- a CDS encoding TIGR00282 family metallophosphoesterase, with product MTVTVLAIGDIIGRPGREAVAKLVPQLRREFSIDLVVANGENAAGGFGLTPKIADDLFSLGIDVLTSGNHIWDQREMMTGFDDHRPILRPHNYPSGAPGRGWFCHDLGEKGQVLIGNVQGQLFMPPIDSAFKAADEVLHQGPGTKLRLMDIHAEATSEKIAMGWYLDGRASFVFGTHTHVPTADTKIFPGGTAFVSDLGMVGPRDSVIGMDKEASLQRFLTGVPYRFKVAEGPVQFNSVLVRIDALSGKAEAIERLDREVEVT from the coding sequence ATGACTGTGACCGTACTGGCGATCGGCGACATCATCGGCCGGCCCGGACGCGAGGCGGTAGCCAAATTGGTGCCGCAGCTACGCCGAGAGTTTTCCATCGACCTGGTGGTGGCCAATGGCGAGAACGCGGCCGGCGGCTTCGGCCTGACGCCCAAGATCGCCGATGACCTGTTCAGCCTGGGGATCGATGTGCTCACCTCCGGCAATCACATCTGGGACCAGCGCGAGATGATGACCGGCTTCGATGACCATCGACCGATTCTCCGCCCGCACAACTATCCGTCCGGGGCGCCAGGACGGGGCTGGTTCTGTCACGACCTGGGGGAGAAGGGCCAGGTCTTGATCGGGAACGTGCAGGGCCAGCTCTTCATGCCGCCCATCGATTCGGCCTTCAAGGCGGCCGACGAGGTGCTGCACCAGGGGCCCGGGACCAAGCTCCGCTTGATGGACATCCATGCGGAGGCGACCTCGGAGAAGATCGCCATGGGCTGGTACCTCGACGGCCGCGCCAGCTTTGTTTTCGGGACCCACACGCATGTTCCCACCGCGGATACCAAGATCTTTCCGGGCGGCACCGCCTTCGTCAGCGACCTGGGCATGGTCGGCCCCCGGGATTCGGTGATCGGGATGGACAAGGAAGCCAGTCTCCAGCGCTTCCTGACGGGGGTCCCCTACCGCTTCAAAGTGGCCGAAGGACCGGTCCAGTTCAACTCGGTCCTGGTCCGGATCGATGCCCTTTCGGGCAAGGCGGAGGCGATCGAGCGGCTGGATCGAGAGGTGGAGGTTACCTAG
- a CDS encoding alpha/beta hydrolase-fold protein: MRRALPAAFAGLLAIGLVFARGPVFGHARTPARTVARVAAAAPHGSAAVASTPPAAPVAAPAVQPAVSRIVSGTFYSQAMLTQRPFEIYLPPSYAQAPDRTYPVLYLLHGDGGRASDWAAFSLRATMDQAIAAGAPEMIVVMPDGSSRSGDTDWANRWDGTELVEDQVIDLVSFIDQNYRTMPDRSTRFVGGASSGGFGALNLALHHQELFSTAMSFSGFIAANDPEADPGVFGEDPGFIERNSPASLVNSQSGAGDIYYVLSGGRNDPYFQNRMAEFSAELDRLGIAHEFDVVPGGHDMIAWNAGLDLGLAHLAVQLRTLSDPPARASE, from the coding sequence ATGAGGCGTGCTCTGCCGGCAGCGTTCGCAGGGCTACTCGCCATCGGCCTGGTCTTCGCGCGCGGACCGGTGTTCGGTCATGCCCGTACCCCCGCGCGCACCGTCGCCCGGGTCGCGGCCGCAGCGCCGCACGGCAGCGCGGCGGTCGCGTCGACTCCGCCCGCCGCACCGGTCGCGGCGCCTGCAGTCCAGCCCGCGGTGAGCCGGATCGTTTCGGGGACCTTCTACAGCCAGGCGATGCTCACGCAGCGCCCCTTCGAGATCTATCTCCCCCCGTCGTATGCGCAGGCGCCCGACCGAACCTATCCGGTTCTGTATCTGCTGCACGGCGACGGCGGTCGCGCCAGCGATTGGGCGGCCTTTAGCTTGCGGGCGACGATGGACCAGGCAATCGCCGCCGGCGCGCCGGAAATGATCGTGGTGATGCCCGACGGCTCTAGTCGCTCCGGCGATACGGACTGGGCCAACCGGTGGGACGGCACCGAGCTAGTCGAGGACCAGGTCATCGACCTGGTCAGTTTCATCGACCAGAATTACCGGACGATGCCCGACCGCTCCACGCGGTTCGTCGGCGGGGCGTCGTCTGGCGGGTTCGGCGCCCTCAACCTCGCGCTGCATCATCAAGAGCTCTTCAGTACCGCCATGAGCTTCAGCGGATTCATCGCCGCCAACGATCCCGAGGCCGATCCCGGGGTCTTCGGTGAAGACCCTGGCTTTATCGAGCGCAACAGCCCGGCGTCGCTCGTCAACTCGCAGTCGGGCGCTGGCGACATCTATTACGTCCTGAGCGGTGGTCGGAACGATCCCTATTTCCAGAACCGGATGGCCGAGTTCAGCGCCGAACTCGATCGCCTCGGCATCGCGCACGAATTTGATGTCGTGCCGGGCGGCCACGACATGATTGCCTGGAACGCTGGCCTCGATCTCGGCCTGGCCCACCTGGCCGTCCAACTTCGCACCCTGAGCGACCCGCCGGCTCGCGCCAGCGAGTAA
- a CDS encoding regulatory protein RecX → MRSGGRRATPTAREPESTQVAYTEAVKRLARQPQSRAALRQRLLRLGYVEAAVDAALDRAEGDGYLNDREYAASLVRRRTKGRGHALIAQELRAKGIDESAAGPALATVDAEAEAGQALTLGRSVLATRRLADAQALAAYIGPRLSRRGFSSGLVYRVCRLLSDEWEASGRFDSPQKRD, encoded by the coding sequence ATGAGATCCGGCGGCCGGCGCGCGACGCCGACCGCGCGCGAGCCGGAGAGCACCCAGGTCGCCTACACCGAGGCGGTCAAACGCCTGGCCCGCCAGCCACAATCACGAGCGGCGCTGCGCCAGCGCCTGCTCCGGTTGGGCTATGTCGAGGCGGCCGTGGACGCCGCGCTCGACCGGGCCGAGGGGGACGGCTACCTCAACGACCGCGAGTACGCCGCCTCGCTGGTGCGACGCCGGACCAAGGGTCGCGGCCATGCCCTGATCGCCCAGGAGCTCCGCGCCAAGGGAATCGACGAATCGGCGGCCGGACCGGCCCTGGCGACCGTCGACGCTGAGGCCGAGGCCGGGCAGGCGCTCACCCTCGGGCGGAGCGTGCTGGCCACCCGACGACTGGCGGACGCCCAGGCGCTGGCGGCTTATATTGGCCCCCGCCTCAGCCGGCGCGGCTTCAGCAGCGGCCTGGTGTATCGGGTCTGCCGCCTCCTGAGCGATGAGTGGGAGGCCTCCGGCCGGTTTGACAGTCCCCAGAAACGCGACTAA
- a CDS encoding uracil-DNA glycosylase, which yields MADRNKATAIEALLSDLPTVTIGATFNQFREASDQDLPGAPAIRLANLRRYLDERHEADVIAVGEAAGYQGMRWSGIAFTSEFDLSRWGDPYRRSCRRPRPWKEPSGTIVHGVLDEFGSERRVILWNTVPTHPHLPGKPLSNRRPTREEVAAGRVFVERLVDIVRPRVLIGVGRIASAALPAALYVRHPAQSGATAFRSGIREILGRSPGGPFRERLEEPGTR from the coding sequence TTGGCCGATCGTAACAAGGCGACCGCGATCGAGGCATTGCTCTCTGACCTGCCGACGGTGACGATTGGCGCCACCTTCAACCAGTTCCGCGAAGCGAGCGACCAGGACCTGCCCGGGGCGCCAGCGATCCGGCTCGCCAACCTGCGGCGTTACCTCGACGAGCGGCACGAAGCCGACGTCATCGCCGTCGGGGAAGCGGCCGGCTACCAGGGGATGCGCTGGTCCGGCATCGCTTTCACCAGCGAGTTCGATCTGTCGCGCTGGGGCGACCCTTACCGGCGGTCGTGCCGCCGCCCACGACCGTGGAAAGAGCCCTCCGGAACGATCGTCCACGGCGTCCTCGATGAGTTCGGCTCTGAGCGACGCGTGATCCTGTGGAATACCGTCCCGACGCATCCGCATCTGCCGGGCAAGCCTCTGTCCAACCGCCGGCCGACACGCGAGGAGGTCGCCGCGGGCCGGGTCTTCGTCGAGCGTCTGGTCGACATCGTGCGCCCTCGTGTCCTGATTGGCGTTGGCCGCATCGCGTCCGCGGCGCTCCCAGCAGCGCTCTACGTCCGCCATCCCGCGCAATCGGGCGCGACCGCGTTCCGAAGTGGGATCCGCGAAATCCTCGGTCGTTCACCCGGCGGTCCGTTTAGGGAGCGTCTGGAAGAGCCTGGTACACGGTAG